A portion of the Faecalibacterium sp. I3-3-89 genome contains these proteins:
- a CDS encoding MATE family efflux transporter yields MTKDMTQGSPLRLILAFAVPLMLGSLFQQFYNLADTIIVGRFVGVDALAAVGSVGGLNYLVLGFVNGIACGFSIPISWTFGAKDYREMRRYTANTVWLSLFFAAVLTVVTVALTRAVLVWTNTPDNIIDIADIYIRTIFWGIPFTLLYNVTSALMRALGDSKRPLYFLLVASVLNIGLDLLCILIFRMGAFGAAFATVFSQAVAGIGSLVYIVRHYPELKWSGEEGRLSASHCLKLCNMGIPMGLQCSITAIGSVVLQGAVNGLGSSIVAAQTAGGKAAQFLSVPLESIGTAMTTYASQNMGAHDLKRVDKGVTTALGIGCVYSVASFLILRVMDVPLISLFLESSEVEIMANARSFIFWNSLFYIPLAVLIIYRYTIQGLGYSGLAMFAGVAEMVARVMVGCWFVPLWGYFAACIANPVAWFFACFFLIPAYFAVRKRLTKELAAARVED; encoded by the coding sequence ATGACAAAAGACATGACACAGGGCAGTCCGCTCAGGCTCATCCTTGCCTTTGCGGTGCCGCTGATGCTGGGCAGCCTGTTCCAGCAGTTCTACAATCTGGCCGACACCATCATCGTGGGCCGCTTCGTGGGCGTGGATGCGCTGGCGGCGGTGGGCAGCGTGGGCGGCCTGAACTATCTGGTGCTGGGCTTCGTCAACGGCATCGCCTGCGGCTTCTCCATCCCCATCTCGTGGACCTTCGGCGCGAAGGACTACCGCGAGATGCGGCGCTACACCGCCAACACCGTCTGGCTGAGCCTCTTTTTCGCTGCTGTGCTCACGGTGGTGACGGTGGCCCTGACCCGGGCGGTGCTGGTCTGGACCAATACCCCCGACAACATCATCGACATCGCGGACATCTACATCCGCACCATCTTCTGGGGCATCCCCTTCACCCTGCTGTACAACGTCACCAGCGCCCTCATGCGTGCGCTGGGCGACAGCAAGCGGCCGCTGTACTTCCTCCTGGTGGCCAGCGTGCTGAACATCGGCCTCGACCTGCTCTGCATCCTCATCTTCCGGATGGGGGCCTTCGGCGCGGCCTTCGCCACCGTGTTCAGTCAGGCGGTGGCGGGCATCGGCAGCCTCGTCTACATCGTCCGCCACTACCCGGAGCTGAAGTGGAGCGGGGAAGAGGGCCGTCTGAGCGCCAGCCACTGCCTCAAGCTCTGCAACATGGGCATCCCCATGGGCCTGCAGTGCAGCATCACCGCCATCGGCAGCGTCGTGCTGCAGGGCGCGGTGAACGGTCTGGGCAGCAGCATCGTGGCCGCGCAGACCGCAGGCGGCAAGGCGGCCCAGTTCCTCTCGGTGCCGCTGGAGAGCATCGGCACCGCCATGACCACCTACGCCAGCCAGAACATGGGCGCCCACGACCTGAAGCGTGTGGACAAGGGCGTCACCACCGCGCTGGGCATCGGCTGCGTCTACAGCGTGGCCTCCTTCCTCATCCTGCGGGTGATGGACGTGCCCCTCATCAGCCTCTTCCTCGAGAGCAGCGAGGTGGAGATCATGGCCAACGCCCGGAGCTTCATCTTCTGGAACAGCCTCTTTTACATCCCGCTGGCCGTCCTCATCATCTACCGCTACACCATTCAGGGTCTGGGCTACTCGGGCCTTGCCATGTTCGCAGGCGTGGCCGAGATGGTGGCCCGCGTCATGGTGGGCTGCTGGTTCGTGCCCCTCTGGGGCTACTTCGCGGCCTGCATCGCCAACCCCGTGGCATGGTTCTTCGCCTGCTTCTTCCTCATCCCGGCCTACTTCGCCGTCCGCAAGCGCCTGACGAAGGAGCTTGCCGCAGCGCGGGTGGAGGATTGA
- a CDS encoding amino acid ABC transporter ATP-binding protein: MALLEASGIGKNFGETKVLKDISLTLEQGEALAIIGSSGSGKTTLLRCLNFLERPDTGVIRVNGETMWDAADPATQRESEVRKKRLHFGLVFQNFNLFPQYTALENVMLAGELLAREQPGYKADKKAVHARLEAQARDLLAQMGLSERAGHYPHQLSGGQQQRVAIARALALHPDILCFDEPTSALDPELTGEVLRVLRDLADRKTTMIIVTHEMHFARDVADRIMFMDGGVVVEEGPARQLIDHPQEERTKQFLAHYSE; this comes from the coding sequence ATGGCATTACTCGAAGCCTCCGGCATCGGGAAAAACTTTGGGGAGACGAAGGTGCTGAAAGACATCTCCCTCACCCTCGAGCAGGGCGAGGCGCTGGCCATCATCGGCTCCTCCGGCTCGGGCAAGACGACCCTTCTGCGCTGTCTCAACTTCCTTGAGCGGCCCGATACCGGCGTCATCCGGGTGAACGGCGAGACCATGTGGGACGCCGCCGACCCCGCCACCCAGCGGGAGAGCGAGGTGCGGAAAAAGCGCCTCCACTTCGGCCTCGTGTTCCAGAACTTTAACCTCTTTCCCCAGTACACCGCGCTGGAAAACGTGATGCTGGCGGGGGAGCTTCTGGCCCGGGAGCAGCCCGGCTACAAGGCCGACAAAAAGGCCGTCCACGCCCGCCTCGAGGCGCAGGCCCGCGATTTGCTGGCCCAGATGGGCCTGTCGGAGCGGGCGGGCCACTACCCCCATCAGCTCTCCGGCGGCCAGCAGCAGCGGGTGGCCATCGCCCGTGCGCTGGCCCTCCACCCGGACATCCTCTGCTTCGATGAGCCGACCAGCGCCCTCGACCCCGAGCTGACCGGCGAGGTCCTCCGCGTCCTGCGCGACCTCGCCGACCGCAAGACCACCATGATCATCGTCACCCACGAGATGCACTTTGCCCGGGACGTGGCCGACCGCATCATGTTCATGGACGGCGGCGTCGTGGTGGAGGAAGGCCCGGCCCGCCAACTCATCGACCACCCGCAGGAGGAGCGCACGAAGCAGTTTTTGGCGCATTACTCCGAATAA
- a CDS encoding amino acid ABC transporter permease yields MILERLTGAFALNCELFFLTLLFSLPLGLVVAFGSMSRCAPLRGVVKTFVWVIRGTPLMLQIIVIYLGPGLLGMTNPWPSGASGRLVAAVVAFAINYACYFSEIYRGGIEAVPKGQTEAGQVLGMTKSQIFFKVTLLQVVKRILPPMGNEVITLVKDTSLANVIANKEIIMMAKEYSAKGLIWPLFSTAIFFLVFVGALTLLLDWAEKKMDYFRC; encoded by the coding sequence GTGATTCTCGAGCGTCTGACCGGCGCATTCGCGCTCAACTGTGAGCTGTTTTTCCTGACGCTGCTCTTCTCGCTGCCGCTGGGCCTTGTGGTGGCCTTTGGCTCCATGAGCCGGTGCGCACCGCTGCGGGGCGTCGTCAAGACCTTCGTGTGGGTCATCCGGGGCACCCCGCTGATGCTCCAGATCATCGTCATCTACCTCGGCCCGGGCCTGCTGGGCATGACGAACCCCTGGCCCTCCGGCGCTTCGGGCCGTCTGGTGGCCGCTGTGGTGGCTTTCGCCATCAACTACGCCTGCTACTTCTCCGAGATCTACCGCGGCGGCATCGAGGCTGTGCCCAAGGGCCAGACCGAGGCCGGGCAGGTGCTGGGCATGACCAAGAGCCAGATCTTCTTTAAAGTCACCCTCTTGCAGGTGGTCAAACGCATCCTGCCCCCCATGGGCAACGAGGTCATCACGCTGGTGAAGGACACCTCGCTGGCCAATGTCATCGCCAACAAGGAGATCATCATGATGGCGAAGGAATACAGCGCCAAGGGCCTCATCTGGCCGCTGTTCTCGACCGCAATCTTCTTCCTCGTCTTTGTCGGCGCGCTGACGCTGCTGCTGGACTGGGCCGAGAAGAAGATGGACTATTTCCGCTGCTAA
- a CDS encoding amino acid ABC transporter substrate-binding protein yields MKRLVSAFLAGAMALSLAACGGAASTSTAASSAAASASAAPASSAVADSDLAYIQSNGKMVVGYTVYEPMNYTDADGSFTGFDTELATAVCEKLGVEPEFVEINWDTKETELAAKSIDCIWNGLTLTDDREENMACTKPYVKNAQVVVVKEGTDYTSTADLIGKTVVAEAGSAGETTITENADLSQADYIAKSVQTDCLMEVAAGTADAAILDLTLASAMIGEGTDYADLKMVDELNVEEYGVAFRKGSDVPDAVNTAFDELKADGTMQALADKYGLTLAD; encoded by the coding sequence ATGAAACGTCTGGTCTCTGCTTTTCTGGCCGGTGCGATGGCGCTGAGCCTTGCCGCCTGCGGCGGTGCCGCATCCACCTCCACGGCTGCTTCTTCTGCCGCCGCCTCGGCCTCTGCCGCCCCGGCAAGCTCTGCCGTCGCCGACAGCGACCTCGCCTACATCCAGTCCAACGGCAAGATGGTCGTCGGCTACACCGTCTACGAGCCGATGAACTACACCGACGCCGACGGCAGCTTCACCGGCTTCGACACCGAGCTGGCCACCGCCGTCTGCGAAAAGCTGGGCGTCGAGCCGGAGTTCGTGGAGATCAACTGGGACACCAAGGAGACCGAGCTGGCCGCCAAGAGCATCGACTGCATCTGGAACGGCCTGACCCTCACCGATGACCGGGAGGAGAACATGGCCTGCACCAAGCCCTACGTCAAGAACGCGCAGGTGGTCGTGGTGAAGGAGGGCACCGACTACACCTCCACCGCCGACCTCATCGGCAAGACCGTGGTGGCCGAGGCCGGTTCGGCAGGCGAGACCACCATCACCGAGAATGCCGACCTCTCGCAGGCCGACTACATCGCAAAGTCTGTCCAGACCGACTGCCTGATGGAGGTGGCCGCCGGGACTGCGGACGCCGCCATCCTTGACCTGACGCTGGCCTCTGCCATGATCGGCGAGGGCACCGACTACGCCGACCTCAAGATGGTGGACGAGCTGAATGTGGAGGAGTACGGCGTGGCCTTCCGCAAGGGCAGCGACGTCCCCGACGCCGTCAACACCGCCTTCGACGAGCTGAAGGCCGACGGCACCATGCAGGCGCTGGCCGACAAGTACGGCCTGACCCTCGCCGACTGA
- a CDS encoding AAA family ATPase — protein sequence MQEKKTERAPGSYEDFVAYLGTVRTEEELFSPLTYWFVGQNCPEDVCFRPQLVEARAKELGFWQGLTFKVEHWMTTSRAEAEAAGREAFQSRIGEDYAAYREKAEAARERARRRRLSSPFLYIPKCLDDIPVRDVSWLVEGLLPQGEVSLLGADGGTGKGIWQAQLVAYVTAGKTSGFFPQPPGQTGRVLIFAGEDDPSKVLKARLMAAGADMSRVMVQTSDAYFSRTGNPLCIPDKSFAKYIESAAPALVLIDPLQSFLPAGVEMVSRNQMRAALLPLKALCARLGCAALIAMHTNKRSNVSGRARLADSSDIWDIARSVLMMGRDKNSGQLYLSHEKSSYAAPARTALLHIEQTQVEGVTTAVAVFDSRTDKKDADFVEERRVRVAQTKADTAQAILDVLAEAKLGSMPNTQLRAEVVRETGCSEKTYNRAYGELVKSGEVVKRVIRQKDGTNSWYSSSSYCCKLDDQVPI from the coding sequence ATGCAGGAAAAAAAGACCGAGCGCGCCCCGGGCAGCTACGAGGACTTCGTGGCCTACCTCGGCACGGTGCGCACCGAGGAGGAGCTGTTCTCCCCGCTGACCTACTGGTTCGTGGGGCAGAACTGCCCCGAGGACGTCTGCTTCCGCCCCCAGCTGGTGGAGGCGCGGGCCAAGGAGCTGGGCTTCTGGCAGGGCCTCACCTTCAAAGTCGAGCACTGGATGACCACGAGCCGGGCCGAGGCGGAGGCCGCGGGCCGCGAGGCGTTCCAGAGCCGCATCGGCGAGGACTACGCCGCCTACCGCGAAAAGGCCGAGGCCGCCCGGGAGCGGGCGCGCCGCCGCCGCCTCTCTTCGCCCTTCCTCTACATCCCAAAGTGCCTCGACGACATCCCCGTCCGGGACGTGAGCTGGCTGGTGGAGGGGCTGCTGCCGCAGGGCGAGGTGTCCCTGCTGGGGGCCGACGGCGGCACCGGAAAGGGCATCTGGCAGGCCCAGCTGGTGGCCTACGTCACGGCGGGAAAGACCTCCGGCTTCTTCCCCCAGCCCCCCGGACAGACCGGCCGGGTGCTCATCTTCGCCGGGGAGGACGACCCCTCCAAGGTGCTCAAAGCCCGCCTGATGGCGGCGGGGGCCGACATGAGCCGGGTGATGGTACAGACCAGCGACGCCTACTTCTCCCGCACCGGCAACCCCCTGTGCATCCCGGACAAGAGCTTCGCCAAGTACATCGAGAGCGCCGCCCCCGCCCTCGTCCTCATCGACCCGCTCCAGAGCTTTCTGCCTGCGGGGGTGGAGATGGTCAGCCGCAACCAGATGCGGGCCGCCCTGCTGCCCCTCAAGGCCCTCTGCGCGCGGCTGGGCTGCGCAGCCCTCATCGCCATGCACACCAACAAGCGCTCCAACGTCTCGGGCCGCGCCCGCCTCGCCGACAGCTCGGACATCTGGGACATCGCCCGCAGCGTCCTCATGATGGGCCGGGACAAGAACAGCGGCCAGCTCTACCTCAGCCACGAGAAGAGCAGCTACGCCGCCCCGGCCCGCACGGCCCTGCTCCACATCGAGCAGACGCAGGTGGAGGGCGTGACCACGGCGGTGGCCGTCTTTGACAGCCGCACCGACAAGAAGGACGCCGACTTTGTGGAGGAGCGCCGCGTCCGCGTCGCCCAGACCAAGGCCGACACCGCCCAAGCCATCCTCGACGTGCTGGCCGAGGCAAAGCTGGGCAGTATGCCCAACACCCAGCTCCGGGCCGAGGTGGTCAGGGAGACGGGGTGCAGCGAGAAGACCTACAATCGTGCTTATGGTGAGCTGGTGAAGAGCGGCGAAGTGGTCAAACGAGTCATCCGACAAAAGGATGGAACGAACTCGTGGTATTCTTCCTCATCATACTGTTGTAAATTAGATGACCAAGTTCCAATATAA
- the cls gene encoding cardiolipin synthase: MFFRLPVVRFFNRVINRAMVTVALVLLQIGWLLWAFFSLTAGKVWVNAGLNVLSLFITLYLVRKDENSDYKIIWLVLIGLMPLLGGALYLAFGNKAPAKRMRQRMQAVERQHTADLAQQPGQTEALDPASRGLCRYIADYGPYPAWKDTTAKYYPCGEEMYPDLLADLERAERFIFLEFFIVRTGRMWGGVEDILVRKAAEGVDVRLIYDDFGSLLGLPSDFVVRMERAHIRCIPFNPVVPLVSLVMNHRDHRKIVVVDGSVAYTGGINLADEYINAEERFGYWKDAALRTEGAAVWNFTVMFLEHWNAFRPSETDYTPFAPRPEALPDRSDGVVQPYGDSPLDEEALAETVYLNIIHQAQRYVYIYTPYFAVGETMLEALKSAAKRGVDVRLVLPGIPDKKLVYRLTRSYYLPLLRAGVRIYEFSPGFLHAKCYVSDDRAAVVGSINMDYRSLYLHFECGALLLYNSQIAVLRDDVLRTLPACREVHLADCRTSLPGTLLDTVLRLLSPLM; encoded by the coding sequence ATGTTCTTTCGGCTGCCGGTCGTCCGGTTCTTCAATCGTGTCATCAACAGGGCCATGGTCACAGTGGCCCTTGTTTTGCTACAGATCGGCTGGCTGCTCTGGGCCTTCTTCTCCCTCACGGCCGGAAAGGTGTGGGTGAATGCGGGGCTGAACGTCCTCAGCCTCTTCATCACCCTCTACCTCGTGCGGAAGGACGAGAACAGCGACTACAAGATCATCTGGCTCGTCCTCATCGGGCTGATGCCCCTGCTGGGCGGGGCGCTCTATCTGGCCTTCGGCAACAAGGCCCCTGCCAAGCGGATGCGCCAGCGGATGCAGGCGGTGGAGCGCCAGCACACCGCCGACCTCGCCCAGCAGCCGGGCCAGACCGAGGCCCTCGACCCCGCCAGCCGGGGGCTGTGCCGCTATATCGCCGACTACGGCCCTTACCCCGCATGGAAGGACACCACGGCGAAATACTACCCCTGCGGCGAGGAGATGTACCCCGACCTTCTGGCCGACCTCGAGAGGGCGGAGCGGTTCATCTTCCTTGAGTTCTTCATCGTCCGCACCGGCAGGATGTGGGGCGGGGTGGAGGACATCCTCGTCCGCAAGGCCGCCGAGGGGGTGGACGTCCGGCTCATCTACGACGATTTCGGCAGCCTCTTGGGCCTGCCGTCGGACTTCGTGGTGCGGATGGAGCGGGCGCACATCCGGTGCATCCCCTTCAACCCCGTGGTGCCGCTGGTGTCGCTGGTCATGAACCACCGCGACCACCGGAAGATCGTGGTGGTGGACGGCAGCGTGGCCTACACCGGGGGCATCAACCTCGCGGACGAGTATATCAACGCCGAGGAGCGGTTCGGCTACTGGAAGGACGCGGCCCTGCGCACCGAGGGCGCGGCGGTGTGGAACTTTACGGTGATGTTCCTCGAGCACTGGAACGCCTTCCGCCCCAGCGAGACGGACTACACCCCCTTCGCGCCCCGGCCCGAGGCCCTGCCCGACCGGTCGGACGGAGTGGTGCAGCCCTACGGCGACAGCCCCCTCGACGAGGAGGCGCTGGCCGAGACGGTCTATCTGAATATCATCCATCAGGCCCAGCGGTACGTCTATATCTACACCCCCTATTTCGCGGTGGGGGAGACCATGCTGGAGGCCCTCAAGTCGGCGGCCAAGCGGGGGGTGGACGTCCGGCTGGTGCTGCCCGGCATCCCGGACAAGAAGCTGGTCTACCGGCTCACCCGGTCGTACTATCTGCCCCTGCTGCGGGCCGGGGTGCGCATCTACGAGTTCAGCCCCGGCTTCCTCCACGCCAAGTGCTACGTCAGCGACGACCGCGCCGCCGTAGTGGGCAGCATCAACATGGACTACCGCAGCCTCTACCTCCACTTCGAGTGCGGGGCGCTGCTGCTCTACAACAGCCAGATCGCCGTCCTCCGGGACGACGTCCTCCGCACCCTGCCCGCCTGCCGCGAGGTGCATCTGGCCGACTGCCGCACCTCCCTCCCGGGCACGCTGCTGGATACCGTGCTGCGGCTGCTGAGTCCGCTGATGTAA